A region from the Lutra lutra chromosome 1, mLutLut1.2, whole genome shotgun sequence genome encodes:
- the LOC125085440 gene encoding zinc finger protein 558 isoform X2 has product MHRGGRVSAWLPDKLVTGYHVDKPSLISQLEQEDKVVTEERGILPGSCPDLDTVLKAKWLTPKKHDFRKEHSSGIKAERNHLGVKLNECNQCFKVFSTKSNLTQHKRIHTGEKPYDCNQCGKSFSSRSYLTIHKRIHNGEKPYECNDCGKAFNDPSSLRLHVRIHTGEKPYECNQCFHVFRTSCNLKSHKRIHTRENHHECNQCGKAFSTRSSLTGHNSIHTGEKPYECHDCGKTFRKSSYLTQHMRTHTGEKPYECNQCGKSFSSSFSLTVHKRIHTGEKPYECSNCGKAFNNLSAVKKHVRTHTGEKPYECNHCGKSFTTNSYLSVHKRIHNRWI; this is encoded by the exons GGTATCACGTTGATAAACCCAGTCTGATCTCCCAGTTGGAACAAGAAGACAAGGTGGTGACGGAGGAGCGGGGAATCCTCCCAGGCTCCTGTCCAG atttggACACAGTACTTAAAGCCAAATGGTTAACTCCCAAGAAACATGATTTTAGAAAAGAACATTCCAGTGGTATAAAAGCG GAAAGAAATCATCTTGGAGTGAAACTCAACGAATGTAACCAGTGCTTTAAAGTCTTCAGCACAAAATCTAACCTCACTCAGCAcaagagaattcatactggagaaaaaccctatGACTGTAATCAGTGTGGCAAATCCTTCAGCAGTAGATCTTACCTTACTATTCATAAGAGAATACATaatggagagaaaccctatgaatgcaatgactgtgggaaagcctttaATGATCCCTCTTCCCTTAGACTGCACGtgagaattcacactggagaaaaaccctatgaatgtaatcAGTGTTTTCATGTTTTTCGCACTAGTTGCAACCTCAAAAGCCACAAGAGAATTCATACAAGAGAGAATCACCATGAATGTAATCAGTGTGGCAAGGCCTTCAGCACAAGGTCCTCCCTTACTGGGCACAATAGTATTCATACAGGGGAGAAACCTTATGAGTGCCACGATTGTGGGAAGACCTTTAGGAAGAGCTCATATCTGACACAGCATATGAGAActcatactggagaaaaaccctatGAGTGTAATCAGTGTGGAAAATCCTTCAGCAGTAGCTTTTCTCTTACTGTGCACAAGAGAATCCATACTggggagaaaccctatgaatgcaGTAACTGTGGGAAAGCATTTAATAATCTCTCAGCTGTTAAGAAACACGTGAGAActcacactggagaaaaaccctaCGAATGTAATCATTGTGGAAAATCTTTCACCACTAACTCTTACCTTTCTGTGCACAAGAGAATACATAATAGGTGGATATGA